The Candidatus Izemoplasma sp. genome has a window encoding:
- a CDS encoding alpha/beta fold hydrolase has protein sequence MLNQAIFLTGSCPIGVLILHSLYETPSQMSDLAKKLNAAGYTVHAPVLTGHDQSFEDIIETDIYQWDEDVKKAYQFLKDNHLKVVVIGMSIGGSLAVKLAENSDLFGLITVNAAIIGFPIAYDIRDFAQKKNDVTVKDYEKHRRKYFDFVIELGQTANLKKITAPLFVVQGKKDQNRYKTSSDMLMTLTTSTIKERKDYENSEHLALLGPDKSQIEKDILAFIKRLERRNNNANS, from the coding sequence ATGCTTAACCAAGCGATTTTTTTAACAGGTAGCTGTCCTATTGGTGTGTTGATACTGCATTCGCTGTATGAAACACCTTCGCAAATGTCTGATTTAGCAAAAAAACTAAACGCTGCCGGATATACCGTTCACGCACCTGTATTAACAGGCCATGATCAGTCCTTTGAAGACATTATTGAAACCGATATCTATCAATGGGATGAAGACGTTAAAAAGGCTTATCAATTTTTAAAAGATAATCACTTGAAGGTTGTTGTGATTGGCATGAGCATCGGTGGTAGTCTTGCCGTTAAATTGGCAGAAAACAGTGATTTGTTTGGACTCATTACAGTCAATGCGGCAATCATTGGTTTTCCAATCGCCTATGACATTCGTGATTTTGCACAAAAAAAGAACGATGTTACAGTTAAAGACTACGAGAAACACCGTCGAAAATATTTTGATTTTGTCATTGAACTTGGACAAACAGCTAACTTAAAGAAAATTACCGCACCACTATTTGTCGTTCAAGGAAAAAAAGATCAAAACCGGTATAAAACATCATCCGATATGTTAATGACACTAACAACAAGTACCATTAAAGAACGTAAAGACTATGAAAATAGCGAACACTTAGCTTTGTTGGGACCTGATAAATCCCAAATTGAAAAAGATATATTAGCCTTTATCAAACGCTTAGAAAGGCGGAACAATAATGCAAATTCATGA
- the ltaE gene encoding low-specificity L-threonine aldolase, translating into MIDFRSDTVTKPTVKMRQAMANAIVGDDVYQDDPTINELERLAAQITGKEAALFVTSGTMGNQLSIMTHTKRGDEIIVGAHSHIKTYEVGATAVLSQVSFQLIAEDRGMLPLDQIQESIRTQDVHYPDTSLICLENAHGSGVVLPISYMKDVYTLAKKNNLKVHLDGARLFNAATALDVDVKQITQYVDSVTFCLSKGLAAPVGSIICGDKIFIENARKGRKLLGGGMRQVGVLGAPGIISLKEMRHRLHIDHEHARFLAKTLDDMPEFSVDYKRLDINMVFVKSTLDFHKLATYLKQKNIIIGGYKGDYLRIALHNDITKQDVKLLIQEIKNFIKADANA; encoded by the coding sequence ATGATTGATTTTAGAAGTGATACCGTCACAAAGCCAACTGTAAAAATGCGACAAGCAATGGCCAACGCCATTGTTGGTGATGATGTCTATCAAGATGATCCAACAATTAACGAATTAGAACGTTTGGCTGCACAAATTACCGGTAAAGAAGCAGCATTATTTGTTACCAGTGGCACAATGGGCAACCAGTTGTCGATTATGACGCACACTAAACGTGGTGATGAAATTATTGTCGGTGCGCATTCACACATTAAAACCTATGAAGTTGGTGCAACTGCTGTGTTATCACAAGTTAGTTTTCAACTAATCGCAGAAGATAGAGGGATGTTACCGCTTGATCAAATCCAAGAGAGCATTCGAACGCAAGATGTCCATTATCCCGATACCTCGCTTATTTGTTTGGAAAATGCACATGGCAGTGGTGTTGTGTTACCGATTAGTTACATGAAAGATGTTTATACGCTTGCCAAAAAAAACAATCTAAAGGTTCATCTAGATGGCGCGCGACTCTTTAATGCAGCGACCGCGTTAGATGTTGATGTTAAACAAATTACACAATATGTTGATAGTGTCACCTTTTGTTTATCAAAAGGATTAGCCGCACCTGTTGGTAGCATCATATGTGGTGATAAAATATTTATCGAAAACGCACGTAAAGGTCGTAAATTATTAGGTGGAGGTATGCGCCAAGTCGGTGTCTTAGGAGCACCGGGTATTATTTCATTAAAAGAGATGCGCCACCGGTTACATATTGATCATGAACATGCCCGATTTTTGGCTAAAACACTAGATGACATGCCTGAATTCAGTGTTGACTATAAACGTTTAGACATTAATATGGTATTTGTGAAGAGCACACTTGATTTTCACAAACTCGCCACTTATTTAAAACAGAAAAACATCATTATTGGGGGTTATAAAGGGGACTATTTACGTATTGCACTGCATAATGATATCACCAAACAGGATGTAAAACTGTTGATTCAAGAAATTAAAAACTTCATAAAGGCGGATGCTAATGCTTAA
- the yihA gene encoding ribosome biogenesis GTP-binding protein YihA/YsxC translates to MQIHDVEFTTSAVTSEHYPEDFLPEIVFVGRSNVGKSSLINSILGRKNIAYTSSKPGKTQTINFFEINKAFYFVDVPGYGYAKRSKKDIAAFTQMIDEYLLEREQLRLVFQLVDFRHPPTKADQNMFHYLATYNIPTIVIGTKMDKVPKTKRLKQEEELLKTLGIKKHQFIPFSALTKENIEWIYDVIEQAIQ, encoded by the coding sequence ATGCAAATTCATGATGTTGAATTTACGACCAGTGCCGTAACAAGTGAACACTACCCTGAGGACTTTTTACCAGAAATTGTCTTCGTTGGACGTAGTAACGTGGGAAAAAGTAGCTTAATCAATTCAATTTTAGGACGTAAAAACATTGCATATACTTCAAGTAAGCCAGGGAAAACACAAACAATTAATTTTTTTGAAATCAACAAGGCGTTTTATTTTGTTGATGTGCCGGGATATGGGTATGCCAAACGCAGTAAAAAAGATATCGCAGCGTTTACACAGATGATTGATGAATATTTATTAGAACGCGAACAATTACGTCTCGTGTTTCAGTTGGTTGATTTTCGTCATCCACCGACCAAAGCTGATCAAAATATGTTTCATTATTTAGCAACTTATAATATTCCAACAATTGTGATTGGTACTAAAATGGATAAAGTTCCCAAAACAAAACGCTTGAAGCAAGAAGAAGAATTGTTAAAGACACTAGGCATTAAAAAACATCAGTTCATTCCTTTTTCAGCATTAACCAAAGAAAATATCGAATGGATTTATGATGTGATTGAACAAGCAATTCAATAG